One genomic segment of Streptomyces sp. TLI_146 includes these proteins:
- a CDS encoding DUF742 domain-containing protein translates to MTSSASAPKLPIRGSGRKAARVRPYSLTGGRTRFGHVLLVETFVAAIEAPEERKALGGSPLRMMPEMRAIVEICRAMRTVAEISALLRMPLGVVRVLLSDLADQGRIRVYGTGHGPGRPDRALLERVMSGLRRL, encoded by the coding sequence GTGACCTCGTCCGCATCCGCCCCGAAGCTGCCGATACGGGGCAGCGGCCGCAAAGCCGCGCGGGTCCGCCCGTACTCGCTCACCGGCGGGCGCACCCGCTTCGGCCATGTGCTCCTCGTGGAGACGTTCGTCGCGGCCATCGAGGCGCCCGAGGAGCGCAAGGCGCTGGGCGGCTCGCCGCTGCGGATGATGCCGGAGATGCGGGCGATCGTGGAGATCTGCCGGGCGATGCGTACGGTCGCGGAGATCTCGGCGCTGCTGAGGATGCCGCTGGGGGTCGTCCGGGTGCTGCTCAGCGACCTGGCCGACCAGGGAAGGATCCGTGTGTACGGGACCGGGCACGGCCCCGGGCGGCCCGACCGCGCGCTGCTCGAAAGGGTCATGAGTGGACTCCGCCGCCTCTGA
- a CDS encoding ATP/GTP-binding protein: MDSAASELLAPEPAVPVEEELRPWQQDRTRAPIATKVVVAGGFGVGKTTFVSSVSEITPLQTEAVMTEASEGTDDLSSTPQKTTTTVAMDFGRITLDDDLVLYVFGTPGQQRFWFMWDDIVRGAIGAVVLADTRRLSDCFPALDYFESCDLPYIVAVNHFEGTESFDPEDVREALTVPPHIPVVIMDARDKITVIESLLALVGHALEELPE; encoded by the coding sequence GTGGACTCCGCCGCCTCTGAACTCCTGGCGCCCGAACCCGCCGTACCCGTCGAGGAGGAGCTGCGGCCCTGGCAGCAGGACCGCACCAGGGCCCCCATCGCCACGAAGGTGGTGGTGGCGGGCGGCTTCGGCGTGGGGAAGACGACGTTCGTGTCGTCCGTCTCGGAGATCACCCCGCTCCAGACGGAGGCGGTGATGACCGAGGCGAGCGAGGGCACGGACGACCTCTCCTCGACCCCGCAGAAGACCACCACCACGGTGGCCATGGACTTCGGCCGCATCACGCTCGACGACGACCTCGTCCTGTATGTGTTCGGCACGCCCGGGCAGCAGCGGTTCTGGTTCATGTGGGACGACATCGTGCGCGGGGCGATCGGCGCGGTGGTGCTCGCCGACACCCGGCGGCTGTCCGACTGCTTCCCGGCGCTCGACTACTTCGAGAGCTGCGACCTGCCGTACATCGTGGCGGTCAACCACTTCGAGGGCACCGAGTCGTTCGACCCCGAGGACGTACGGGAGGCGCTGACGGTGCCGCCGCACATCCCCGTGGTGATCATGGACGCGCGCGACAAGATCACGGTGATCGAGTCGCTGCTGGCGCTGGTGGGGCACGCGCTCGAAGAACTGCCGGAGTAA
- a CDS encoding styrene monooxygenase/indole monooxygenase family protein, whose amino-acid sequence MRRILIVGAGQSGLQLALGLQSKGYEVTLMSNRTADEIRSGRVMSTQCMFHTALQHERDLGLNFWESQAPRIEGVGVSVAGPDASRPVDWVGRLDGFAQSVDQRVKMAGWMETFAQRGGQLVIHGAAVSDLDFFARTYDLVLVSAGKGELVSMFGRDASRSPYAEPQRALAVSYVHGLGPRPEHPDFDAVRCNLVPGVGELFVMPTLTTSGRADILFWEGIPGGPLDVFRGVTDPGEHLSLTLELMERFTPWEYARATKVELTDAGGTLAGRYAPTVRNPVGRLPGGGLVLGVADVVVANDPITGQGSNSASKCAASYLASIVERGDQAFDEEWMKSTFERYWATAQHVVKWTNAMLGVPPEHVLNLIGAAGELQPVADRFANGFDDPSDFENFFFEEEKAGAYLAAASSQAA is encoded by the coding sequence ATGCGGCGAATCCTGATAGTCGGGGCCGGTCAGTCCGGGCTCCAGCTGGCCCTCGGACTCCAGTCGAAGGGGTACGAGGTCACCCTGATGTCCAACCGCACGGCCGACGAGATCCGCTCTGGGCGGGTCATGTCGACGCAGTGCATGTTCCACACGGCGCTCCAGCACGAGCGGGACCTGGGCCTGAACTTCTGGGAGTCCCAGGCCCCGCGCATCGAGGGCGTGGGCGTCTCGGTGGCCGGGCCCGACGCCTCCCGCCCCGTCGACTGGGTCGGCCGCCTCGACGGCTTCGCGCAGTCGGTCGACCAGCGCGTCAAGATGGCGGGCTGGATGGAGACGTTCGCGCAGCGCGGCGGCCAGCTGGTGATCCACGGGGCGGCGGTCTCGGACCTGGACTTCTTCGCGCGGACCTACGACCTGGTGCTGGTGTCGGCGGGCAAGGGTGAGCTGGTGTCCATGTTCGGCCGCGACGCCTCGCGCTCGCCGTACGCGGAGCCGCAGCGGGCGCTCGCGGTGTCGTACGTGCACGGCCTCGGCCCGCGTCCCGAGCACCCGGACTTCGACGCGGTCCGCTGCAACCTGGTGCCCGGGGTGGGCGAGCTGTTCGTGATGCCGACGCTGACGACGTCGGGCCGGGCGGACATCCTCTTCTGGGAGGGCATCCCGGGCGGCCCGCTGGACGTGTTCCGGGGCGTGACGGACCCGGGCGAGCACCTCTCCCTGACCCTGGAGCTGATGGAGCGCTTCACGCCGTGGGAGTACGCGCGGGCGACGAAGGTCGAACTGACGGATGCCGGGGGCACGTTGGCGGGACGCTACGCGCCCACCGTCCGCAACCCCGTCGGCCGGCTGCCCGGCGGGGGACTGGTCCTGGGCGTGGCGGACGTGGTCGTCGCCAACGACCCGATCACCGGGCAGGGCTCCAACTCGGCGTCCAAGTGCGCGGCGTCGTACCTGGCGTCGATCGTGGAGCGGGGTGATCAGGCGTTCGACGAGGAGTGGATGAAGTCGACCTTCGAGCGGTACTGGGCTACTGCGCAGCATGTGGTGAAGTGGACCAACGCGATGCTGGGGGTGCCGCCGGAGCATGTCCTCAACCTGATCGGTGCGGCGGGCGAACTCCAGCCGGTCGCGGACCGCTTCGCGAACGGCTTCGACGACCCGTCGGACTTCGAGAACTTCTTCTTCGAGGAGGAGAAGGCGGGGGCGTATCTGGCGGCGGCGTCGTCGCAGGCGGCGTAG